The following are encoded together in the Paludisphaera mucosa genome:
- a CDS encoding sigma-70 family RNA polymerase sigma factor, whose amino-acid sequence MQRTSEDGTVRRIGSLYATGSVGSLSDGRLLERFASLDGVDREDAFAAIVQRHGPMVLATCRRMLGASADVDDAFQAVFLVLARKAGAIRGVEDIGGWLRVVAVRTGREVRVRSARIRAREGIALDVGRAADAPDPDLFELKSILDEELDRLPARFREAIRLCELDGLPRRDAAERLGLAEGTLSSRLARGRSLLRDRLARRGLAVGLLGAVLASPSKASPLPDSALRLALNATRNGAVPGTVSEAVASLAEGVLAMLAPSRWKWLAMAACAAGALALGSGLGWGHAARPNEPASFLAESSKPEASDEETVRGVVVDEAGRPVAGAEVLLNAYGSDERRGLTGPDGSFAMRPVDSLGVLVLSPDGRRVGKHVYARSPLHAPQVDPARIVVSPGGTLDVRVETVGGPVGGAMVEAVSDRCVVAHAETDSAGRARLLLPTDARVQWVVARKGGEGFDYVEFGDLLNVATPQGVPAAELQESVTLELREPWTVKIRLLGEAGPLADVPLFVPSLRSDSRRSLINFRSRLMEATTGPDGVAVFDWLPTSPSRTVFYPADGSLSRRSIEIDPEGETSVERFVHRMVPVRGRVALPDGSPARGLTVRAVGSGWDHNHGSGWARTAADGVYAMNVPPGESYCIWVEHETWAAPSLEGVELKAGALVNGIDFKLARGTVIRGRVTLGPERGPASGVAVSASEDIGSLPPPVGIGEVRIRPGSPIVGARTDADGRYALNVGPGNYRLTFDSRPPGEILQISGQAEEVRDHHLDRPKRRLLVGRVADEAGGTVAGAVVEIGPEPTRFVTTGRDGRFCVEVDRFEQALYVTNRDGSMATSIVVAPETSEVTIVVRPTARVVGVVVDGARNPRPAMKMLWLRRTQVGRWGRLDRVVGGLTSTDHAGRFSSPPLLVGEDYEIRPWPASSAPPDFRVGCNPIHPWGAGRLDLGEIRIPVALRH is encoded by the coding sequence ATGCAGAGGACGTCGGAGGACGGCACGGTCCGGCGGATCGGGTCCCTGTACGCGACGGGCTCGGTCGGGTCGTTGAGCGACGGCCGGCTCCTGGAGCGGTTCGCGAGCCTCGACGGGGTGGATCGCGAAGACGCCTTCGCGGCGATCGTCCAGCGCCACGGGCCGATGGTGCTCGCCACCTGTCGGCGGATGCTGGGAGCGTCGGCCGACGTCGACGACGCGTTCCAGGCCGTCTTCCTCGTCCTGGCGCGCAAGGCCGGGGCGATCCGGGGGGTGGAAGACATAGGCGGCTGGCTCCGGGTCGTGGCCGTGCGGACCGGCCGCGAGGTCCGCGTGCGATCGGCCCGGATCCGGGCCCGCGAGGGGATCGCGCTCGACGTCGGTCGCGCCGCGGACGCTCCGGACCCCGACCTGTTCGAGCTGAAGTCGATCCTCGACGAGGAACTCGACCGGCTGCCCGCGCGGTTCCGCGAGGCGATCCGCCTCTGCGAGCTGGACGGCCTGCCGCGTCGCGACGCCGCCGAACGACTCGGCCTGGCCGAAGGGACGCTGTCGAGCCGCCTGGCGCGGGGGAGATCGCTGCTGCGCGACCGCCTCGCCCGCCGCGGCCTGGCCGTCGGCCTGCTCGGCGCGGTCCTGGCCTCCCCCTCCAAGGCGTCCCCCCTGCCCGACTCGGCCCTGCGACTCGCCTTGAATGCAACCCGGAACGGCGCGGTCCCCGGGACGGTCTCGGAGGCCGTCGCCTCCCTGGCCGAAGGAGTCCTCGCCATGCTCGCCCCCTCCCGATGGAAATGGCTCGCGATGGCCGCATGCGCCGCGGGGGCCCTCGCCCTGGGCTCAGGGCTCGGCTGGGGCCACGCCGCGCGTCCGAACGAACCCGCTTCGTTCCTGGCCGAGTCGTCGAAGCCCGAAGCGAGCGACGAGGAAACCGTCCGCGGCGTCGTGGTCGACGAGGCCGGACGGCCCGTGGCGGGGGCCGAAGTCTTGCTCAACGCCTACGGTTCGGACGAGCGCCGGGGGCTGACCGGTCCGGACGGCTCGTTCGCGATGCGGCCGGTCGACAGCCTGGGCGTCCTCGTCCTCTCCCCGGACGGCCGTCGCGTCGGCAAGCACGTCTACGCGCGTTCTCCTCTCCACGCCCCGCAGGTCGACCCGGCTCGGATCGTGGTAAGCCCGGGCGGGACGCTGGACGTCCGCGTGGAGACGGTCGGGGGGCCCGTCGGCGGGGCGATGGTCGAGGCCGTCTCCGATCGTTGCGTGGTCGCCCACGCCGAGACCGACTCCGCCGGCCGGGCCCGGCTCCTCCTTCCCACGGATGCCCGCGTCCAGTGGGTCGTCGCCCGCAAGGGCGGCGAAGGATTCGATTACGTGGAGTTCGGCGACCTCCTCAACGTGGCCACGCCGCAGGGCGTGCCCGCCGCAGAACTCCAGGAATCCGTCACGCTCGAACTCCGCGAGCCCTGGACGGTCAAGATCCGACTTTTAGGCGAAGCGGGCCCCCTGGCGGACGTCCCGTTGTTCGTCCCCAGCCTTCGAAGCGACTCGCGCCGCTCCCTCATCAACTTCCGAAGCCGTCTGATGGAGGCGACCACGGGGCCGGACGGCGTCGCCGTCTTCGACTGGCTCCCGACGTCGCCCTCGCGGACAGTGTTCTACCCGGCTGATGGTTCGCTCTCCCGGCGATCGATCGAGATCGACCCCGAAGGAGAAACCTCGGTCGAGCGGTTCGTGCACCGCATGGTCCCGGTCCGGGGCCGCGTCGCACTCCCCGACGGCTCCCCCGCGCGCGGGCTCACGGTCCGGGCGGTGGGTTCGGGGTGGGATCACAACCACGGGTCGGGCTGGGCTCGTACGGCCGCGGACGGGGTCTACGCGATGAACGTCCCGCCGGGCGAGAGCTATTGCATCTGGGTCGAGCACGAGACGTGGGCCGCTCCCTCCCTTGAGGGCGTCGAGCTGAAGGCGGGGGCGCTCGTCAACGGGATCGACTTCAAGCTCGCACGGGGTACGGTGATCCGAGGCCGGGTGACGTTGGGCCCTGAACGCGGCCCCGCATCGGGCGTGGCCGTCTCGGCCAGCGAGGACATCGGCTCTCTCCCCCCGCCGGTGGGGATCGGCGAAGTTCGGATCCGGCCGGGCTCACCAATCGTCGGCGCGAGGACCGACGCCGACGGACGGTACGCGCTCAATGTCGGCCCAGGAAACTATCGGCTGACCTTCGACTCACGTCCGCCCGGCGAGATCTTGCAGATCTCGGGTCAGGCCGAGGAGGTTCGCGACCATCACCTCGACCGCCCCAAGCGACGGCTCCTCGTCGGCCGGGTCGCCGATGAGGCGGGCGGAACGGTCGCGGGAGCGGTCGTCGAGATCGGTCCGGAGCCGACTCGATTCGTGACAACCGGCCGCGACGGACGGTTCTGCGTCGAGGTCGATCGTTTCGAACAGGCCCTCTACGTCACGAATCGCGACGGCTCGATGGCGACGAGCATCGTCGTCGCCCCCGAAACGTCGGAGGTTACGATCGTCGTCCGCCCCACGGCGAGGGTCGTGGGAGTCGTCGTCGATGGAGCGCGCAACCCCCGGCCGGCGATGAAAATGCTTTGGTTGCGGCGGACTCAGGTCGGTCGCTGGGGGCGATTGGATCGGGTGGTCGGCGGGCTCACGTCCACCGACCACGCGGGCCGCTTTTCGTCGCCGCCGCTTCTCGTCGGCGAGGACTATGAAATCCGGCCTTGGCCCGCCTCATCGGCCCCGCCCGATTTCCGGGTGGGATGCAACCCGATCCACCCCTGGGGGGCTGGCCGGCTCGATCTCGGCGAGATTCGAATCCCCGTCGCCCTGCGGCACTGA
- a CDS encoding O-antigen ligase family protein — protein MASRGSKPPGPSLQGRGDRREGSTTPQIGPDHAGFESEAALWAERLRRLALGLLAALIAARAYWPSEPAPKEGAAAGLGWDLAVFLVAALALAPSFLTGRFAFRFAWTDAAVAALMFLTALSSRRAVDWRIGVNLAWEWAAMGVAYLLLRWLPRTRGESSVLALGMVVTAAAVAGYGIYQGAVEIPQLQAAFRRDPAAIERQIGAPGSPDPADAPRRQALENRVLQSNEVFGTFGLANSLAGLLVGPLVLILAMTLRNLARRPAAGDSRWPAVLAAAVPGMLLLVCLVLTKSRSAWLGLMVATAILAWGARRLLPRRLLLGLGAAGALVVAALIVGGLATGRLDLQVLTQSSLSMRYRLEYWRATWAMIGEGASTPGGALGAANFWRGVGPGNFGAHYVLYKLPQASEEIQDPHNLFLEVWATAGFWAFLALVAAVGTGLGFLLRSDDETEQAPADRPMWPLIASGLGLAMVLILGQMNLFMEDLLIRWLILVVFWVLSAALLLPLWRSASVPAFGLGAAAAAVTIDLLAAGGISYPAIAMNLWGSLALGLNLIDGRPSGRLRVVESRIPGGALAIAWAALVGSYLGATIPFWKSEAAVARAESALGRMPPDFDRAEAAYQIAEALDHYNVRPWLGHAYLQSLAWEARGAKAEDLRWKTIPTLLLKAASPPRSPDVWSLHSERAAITRDLLKRLGQRLSPREIIPLQASIVEATRTASRLYPTNASLHARLAEASAEISMFPDAAEEAREALRLDALTPHADKKLAPAVRLRLQENLPRWSEPPGGPSPKLP, from the coding sequence TTGGCCAGTCGCGGCTCGAAACCGCCGGGTCCCTCGCTGCAGGGACGGGGCGATCGCCGGGAGGGGTCGACGACCCCGCAGATCGGCCCTGACCACGCGGGCTTCGAGTCCGAAGCGGCCCTCTGGGCCGAGCGCCTCCGCCGCCTGGCCCTGGGCCTGCTCGCGGCCCTGATCGCCGCCCGCGCCTACTGGCCCAGCGAGCCCGCCCCCAAGGAGGGCGCCGCCGCGGGCCTGGGCTGGGACCTGGCCGTCTTCCTCGTCGCCGCCCTGGCGTTGGCGCCGTCGTTCCTGACCGGCCGGTTCGCCTTCCGGTTCGCCTGGACCGACGCGGCCGTCGCCGCCCTCATGTTCCTGACCGCCCTCAGCTCGCGGCGCGCCGTCGACTGGCGGATCGGCGTCAACCTGGCGTGGGAATGGGCGGCCATGGGGGTCGCCTACCTCCTGCTCCGCTGGCTCCCCCGCACTCGGGGCGAGTCGAGCGTGCTGGCCCTGGGGATGGTCGTCACGGCGGCGGCCGTGGCGGGGTACGGGATCTACCAGGGGGCCGTCGAGATCCCCCAGCTCCAGGCCGCCTTCCGCCGAGACCCGGCGGCCATCGAACGCCAGATCGGAGCCCCGGGGAGCCCCGACCCGGCGGACGCCCCCCGCCGGCAGGCCCTGGAGAACCGCGTCCTCCAGTCGAACGAGGTCTTCGGGACCTTCGGCCTGGCGAACTCGCTCGCCGGGCTGCTCGTCGGCCCGCTCGTCCTGATCCTGGCCATGACGCTCCGGAACCTGGCCCGCCGGCCCGCCGCCGGGGATTCGCGCTGGCCTGCGGTCCTCGCCGCGGCCGTCCCGGGGATGCTCCTCCTCGTCTGCCTGGTGCTGACCAAGAGTCGGAGCGCCTGGCTGGGCCTGATGGTCGCGACGGCGATCCTCGCTTGGGGCGCGCGGCGACTCTTGCCCAGGCGGTTGCTGCTGGGGCTGGGGGCGGCCGGCGCGCTGGTCGTCGCCGCCCTGATCGTCGGCGGCCTGGCGACCGGCCGGCTCGACCTGCAGGTCCTGACGCAATCGAGCCTGTCGATGCGTTATAGGCTGGAGTACTGGCGGGCGACCTGGGCGATGATCGGCGAGGGGGCTTCGACTCCGGGCGGCGCCCTCGGCGCGGCGAACTTCTGGCGAGGCGTCGGCCCGGGGAACTTCGGGGCGCACTACGTCCTCTACAAGCTCCCCCAGGCCAGCGAGGAGATCCAGGACCCCCACAACCTGTTCCTGGAAGTCTGGGCCACGGCCGGTTTCTGGGCCTTCCTCGCGCTCGTCGCGGCGGTCGGCACCGGGCTCGGGTTCCTGCTCAGGAGTGACGACGAAACCGAACAGGCCCCCGCCGATCGCCCGATGTGGCCGCTGATCGCGTCGGGCCTGGGGCTGGCGATGGTCCTGATCCTGGGGCAGATGAACCTGTTCATGGAAGACCTGCTGATCCGCTGGCTGATCCTGGTCGTCTTCTGGGTCCTGTCCGCGGCGCTCCTGCTGCCGCTCTGGCGGTCGGCGTCGGTCCCGGCCTTCGGCCTGGGGGCGGCGGCGGCGGCGGTCACGATCGACCTGCTGGCGGCCGGGGGGATCTCCTACCCCGCCATCGCGATGAACCTCTGGGGGAGCCTCGCCCTGGGGCTCAACTTGATCGACGGCCGGCCGAGCGGCCGCCTGCGGGTCGTCGAGAGCCGGATCCCCGGCGGGGCCCTGGCGATCGCCTGGGCCGCGCTTGTGGGCTCCTACCTGGGGGCGACGATCCCTTTCTGGAAGTCCGAGGCCGCCGTCGCGCGGGCCGAGTCGGCGCTGGGGCGGATGCCGCCCGACTTCGACCGGGCCGAGGCCGCCTACCAGATCGCCGAGGCGCTCGACCACTACAACGTCCGCCCCTGGCTGGGGCACGCCTACCTGCAGTCGCTCGCATGGGAGGCCCGGGGTGCGAAGGCCGAAGACCTGCGCTGGAAGACCATCCCTACGCTGCTCTTGAAGGCCGCCTCGCCGCCGCGGAGCCCCGACGTCTGGAGCCTGCACAGCGAGCGGGCGGCGATCACGCGCGACCTGCTGAAGCGCCTGGGCCAGAGGCTCTCGCCCCGCGAGATCATCCCCCTCCAGGCGAGCATCGTCGAGGCCACCCGCACGGCCTCGCGGCTCTACCCCACCAACGCCTCGCTCCACGCCCGGCTCGCCGAGGCGAGCGCCGAGATCTCCATGTTCCCCGACGCCGCCGAGGAGGCCCGCGAAGCCCTCCGGCTCGACGCCCTTACCCCCCACGCGGACAAGAAGCTCGCGCCCGCCGTCCGCCTGCGGCTCCAGGAAAATCTCCCCAGATGGTCCGAACCGCCCGGCGGGCCTTCGCCGAAACTCCCCTGA
- a CDS encoding glycosyltransferase family 4 protein: MTDDLRLLMTFGSVLAAAAFVLCAGFGGVARRMAPRWGLLDRPGGHKGHAAPVPLGGGVAIWLAVVLVLGACGAVVLLSGDSLPVGVARHANGLRERAGELALILGLATIMMVVGFIDDRVSLSWKPRLAIQVACAAVVAAAGVRVTLFGPFTHPLIGGAVTTLWIVAMTNAFNMLDNMDGLAAGVGLIAAFLFGAAQAAVGGLFAPAVLLILVGALAGFLVHNHAPARLYMGDAGSNFLGFLLGSMTVAGNFFQGGRASPFGVLTPLLVMAVPLYDMTSVILIRLSEGRSPFQPDRRHFSHRLVGRGLTPPQAVWTIDLVTLACGLGALLLHRLDAWGAAVVLAQTGCLLGIVAILELSGTGSGTGTERSLGQSRLETAGSLAAGTGRSPGGVDDPADRP; encoded by the coding sequence ATGACCGACGACCTCCGCCTGTTGATGACGTTCGGCTCGGTCCTGGCCGCGGCGGCGTTCGTGCTGTGCGCGGGCTTCGGCGGGGTGGCGCGGCGGATGGCCCCGCGATGGGGGCTGCTGGACCGGCCGGGGGGCCACAAGGGGCACGCGGCGCCGGTGCCCCTGGGCGGGGGCGTGGCGATCTGGCTGGCGGTCGTCCTCGTCCTGGGCGCGTGCGGTGCCGTCGTCCTGCTCAGCGGCGACAGCCTGCCCGTTGGCGTGGCGCGCCACGCCAACGGCCTGCGGGAGCGGGCCGGCGAGCTGGCGCTGATCCTGGGCCTGGCGACGATCATGATGGTCGTGGGCTTCATCGACGACCGCGTCAGCCTGAGCTGGAAGCCACGGCTGGCGATCCAGGTCGCCTGCGCGGCGGTCGTGGCGGCGGCGGGGGTGCGGGTGACGCTCTTCGGGCCGTTCACGCATCCCCTGATCGGCGGCGCGGTCACGACCCTCTGGATCGTGGCCATGACCAACGCCTTCAACATGCTCGACAACATGGACGGCCTGGCGGCCGGCGTGGGCCTGATCGCGGCCTTCCTGTTCGGCGCGGCGCAGGCGGCGGTGGGGGGCCTGTTCGCGCCCGCGGTGCTGCTGATTTTGGTCGGCGCGCTGGCCGGCTTCCTGGTCCACAACCACGCCCCCGCGCGGCTGTACATGGGCGACGCCGGCAGCAACTTCCTGGGGTTCCTGCTGGGCTCGATGACCGTGGCCGGGAACTTCTTCCAGGGGGGGCGGGCGTCGCCGTTCGGGGTGCTGACGCCGCTATTGGTGATGGCGGTGCCGCTGTACGACATGACGTCGGTGATCCTGATCCGGCTGAGCGAGGGGCGGAGCCCGTTCCAGCCCGACCGCCGCCATTTCTCGCACCGGCTGGTCGGCCGCGGCTTGACGCCGCCGCAGGCGGTCTGGACGATTGACCTGGTCACCCTGGCGTGCGGCCTGGGGGCGCTGCTGCTCCACCGGCTCGACGCCTGGGGCGCGGCCGTCGTGCTGGCGCAGACCGGCTGCCTGCTGGGGATCGTCGCGATCCTGGAGCTGTCGGGGACGGGATCGGGAACAGGAACGGAGCGGAGTCTTGGCCAGTCGCGGCTCGAAACCGCCGGGTCCCTCGCTGCAGGGACGGGGCGATCGCCGGGAGGGGTCGACGACCCCGCAGATCGGCCCTGA
- a CDS encoding proline--tRNA ligase: MRWSSALIPTLKETPADAVAPSHILLMRAGMIRQLGAGAYTYLPLGLRVLKKAEAIIREEMDAAGAFELLMPALQPIELWKESGRFETFGDLLMKLTISGGHHMALGPTHEEVVTDLVRDLISSYKQLPITLYQIQTKFRDEPRPRFGILRTREFLMKDAYSFDADVDQLNASYDAMYEAYCRTFDRCGLPYVVVEAESGPIGGDASHEFMVPCSTGEDKVIQCLACGYAANQEKAEVGAVADAPARTIAADAPAYEAVRTPGRKTIRDVCAFLKVAEPTSGKLLVYLADGKPVAILLRGDHEANEAKVRRAFGATTLAPADADSIQKATGAPIGFLGPVAIQIPLIVDKAVAAMETIVVGGNEVDVHLTGVVPGRDFKLDRLADLRNADDGDPCPRCGAAMVVKAGLEIGHVFKLGTKYSKAMGASYLDEKGVEIPIIMGCYGIGVNRIVAAAVEAGHDANGIIWPLNLAPYQVAVVPLSVKDAAVMAAAESIEKKLVAAGYDVILDDRDQRPGFKFKDVDLIGVPLRVVIGERGLKEGKIEIKWRHETEAQSLPLETAGDSILAELKAAEEKHHNTCLVNRSKREAAKSS, from the coding sequence GTGCGGTGGTCCAGCGCCCTGATCCCGACGCTCAAGGAAACCCCGGCCGACGCCGTCGCGCCCAGCCACATCCTGCTCATGCGGGCCGGCATGATCCGCCAGCTCGGGGCCGGGGCGTATACGTACCTGCCGCTGGGCCTGCGCGTCCTGAAGAAGGCCGAGGCCATCATCCGCGAGGAGATGGACGCCGCCGGCGCGTTCGAACTGCTGATGCCCGCCCTCCAGCCGATCGAGCTGTGGAAGGAGTCGGGCCGGTTCGAGACCTTCGGCGACCTCCTGATGAAGCTGACGATCAGCGGCGGCCACCACATGGCCCTCGGCCCCACGCACGAGGAAGTCGTCACCGACCTCGTCCGCGACCTGATCAGCTCGTACAAGCAGCTGCCGATCACGCTCTACCAGATCCAGACCAAGTTCCGCGACGAGCCCCGGCCGCGGTTCGGGATCCTCCGGACCCGCGAGTTCCTGATGAAGGACGCGTACAGCTTCGACGCCGACGTCGACCAGCTCAACGCCAGCTACGACGCCATGTACGAGGCCTACTGCCGGACCTTCGACCGCTGCGGCCTGCCGTACGTGGTCGTCGAGGCCGAGTCGGGCCCGATCGGCGGCGACGCCTCGCACGAGTTCATGGTCCCCTGCTCCACCGGCGAGGACAAGGTCATCCAGTGCCTCGCCTGCGGCTACGCGGCCAACCAGGAGAAGGCCGAGGTCGGCGCGGTCGCCGACGCCCCCGCCCGGACGATCGCCGCCGACGCCCCGGCCTACGAGGCCGTCCGGACGCCGGGCCGGAAGACGATCCGCGACGTCTGCGCCTTCCTCAAGGTCGCCGAGCCGACCTCGGGCAAGCTGCTGGTCTACCTCGCCGACGGCAAGCCGGTCGCGATCCTGCTTCGGGGCGACCACGAGGCCAACGAGGCCAAGGTCCGCCGGGCCTTTGGCGCGACGACCCTCGCCCCGGCCGACGCCGACTCGATCCAGAAGGCGACGGGGGCCCCGATCGGGTTCCTGGGTCCGGTCGCGATCCAAATCCCCCTGATCGTCGACAAGGCGGTCGCGGCGATGGAGACGATCGTGGTCGGCGGCAACGAGGTCGACGTCCACCTGACGGGCGTCGTCCCCGGCCGCGACTTCAAGCTCGACCGCCTGGCCGACCTCCGCAACGCCGACGACGGCGACCCCTGCCCCCGCTGCGGCGCGGCGATGGTCGTGAAGGCGGGCCTGGAGATCGGCCACGTCTTCAAGCTGGGGACGAAGTATTCCAAGGCGATGGGGGCCTCGTACCTCGACGAGAAGGGGGTCGAGATCCCGATCATCATGGGCTGCTACGGCATCGGCGTGAACCGGATCGTCGCGGCGGCCGTGGAGGCCGGCCACGACGCCAACGGCATCATCTGGCCGCTGAACCTGGCCCCGTACCAGGTGGCCGTCGTGCCGCTCTCGGTCAAGGACGCGGCCGTCATGGCCGCGGCCGAGTCGATCGAGAAGAAGCTCGTCGCCGCCGGCTATGACGTGATCCTCGACGACCGCGACCAGCGCCCGGGGTTCAAGTTCAAGGACGTCGACCTGATCGGCGTCCCGCTGCGGGTCGTCATCGGCGAGCGCGGGCTGAAGGAGGGCAAGATCGAGATCAAGTGGCGGCACGAGACCGAGGCCCAGAGCCTCCCCCTGGAGACCGCCGGCGACTCGATCCTGGCCGAGCTGAAGGCCGCCGAGGAGAAGCACCACAACACGTGCCTCGTCAACCGCTCGAAGCGCGAAGCCGCGAAGTCGTCATGA
- a CDS encoding 3'-5' exoribonuclease YhaM family protein: protein MSRRYVNQLSHGDSVDEAFLVADKQLRANRQGNLYLQLELRDKTGSVGARLWNATEELARTFEPGDYLLVRGKTQIFQGSLQIILTHLDVLDPTRVEPEDFLPQSSQNVAKLFNRLRELLLAMHEPHLRALVECFLIDEEFVAKFTAAPAGIKNHHAYQGGLLEHVVNILNVADRILEFYPEVDRDLLLTGVFLHDIGKIEELSYERSFAYTDEGQLVGHLVMGVEMLRDKVERTADLTGEPFPPELLLRLKHMIVSHHGALEYGSPKLPMTLEAVALHYLDNLDAKIHTFGREIRDDPVRESTWTPFQQSLGRRLFKGTTARDTPEGTDEA, encoded by the coding sequence ATGAGCCGTCGCTACGTCAACCAACTTTCGCACGGGGACTCGGTCGACGAGGCGTTCCTGGTCGCGGACAAGCAGCTCCGCGCCAACCGCCAGGGCAACCTGTACCTCCAGCTCGAACTCCGCGACAAGACGGGCAGCGTCGGCGCGCGGCTCTGGAATGCGACCGAGGAGCTGGCGCGCACCTTCGAGCCCGGCGACTACCTGCTGGTCCGGGGCAAGACGCAGATCTTCCAGGGCTCGCTGCAGATCATCCTGACCCACCTCGACGTCCTCGACCCGACCCGCGTCGAGCCCGAGGACTTCCTGCCCCAGAGCTCGCAGAACGTCGCCAAGCTGTTCAACCGCCTCCGCGAGCTGCTGCTGGCGATGCACGAGCCCCACCTGCGGGCCCTGGTCGAGTGCTTCCTGATCGACGAGGAGTTCGTGGCGAAGTTCACCGCCGCCCCCGCCGGCATCAAGAACCACCACGCCTACCAGGGGGGCCTGCTGGAGCACGTCGTCAACATCCTCAACGTCGCCGACCGGATCCTGGAGTTCTACCCCGAGGTCGATCGCGACCTGCTCCTCACCGGGGTCTTCCTGCACGACATCGGCAAGATCGAGGAGCTGTCGTACGAGCGGTCGTTCGCCTACACCGACGAGGGCCAGCTCGTCGGCCACCTCGTCATGGGGGTCGAGATGCTCCGCGACAAGGTCGAGCGCACCGCCGACCTGACAGGCGAGCCGTTCCCCCCCGAATTGCTGCTGCGGCTCAAGCACATGATCGTCAGCCACCACGGCGCCCTCGAGTACGGCAGCCCCAAGCTGCCGATGACGCTGGAGGCGGTCGCCCTGCACTACCTGGACAACCTCGACGCCAAGATCCACACCTTCGGCCGCGAGATCCGGGACGACCCCGTCCGCGAATCCACCTGGACCCCCTTCCAGCAGAGCCTCGGCCGCCGCCTGTTCAAGGGGACCACCGCCCGCGACACCCCCGAGGGGACCGACGAGGCCTGA